The window gcggggacgcgtaatgcgaccgggccgcccttttatcCCCTTATAAATTGTGTTACCGTGTCAGAAATTGCAATTCCTAAAATTATTACTTAAACTTCATTTTGTCCaaattaatttcacaaattcAAATTTAGTCCCCAAATTAACCCTTTATTACACACCCAATACTTACATCTAATGAAAATCTGTTTGATCATATACAAAGACTAAAGCTTTTGCAGTTCCAAGAAGAATGGCAATGGGAATGGGGCTAATCTTATCCACTTCTATAATCTCAGAAATTGGAAATCAAAACACTTCACTGGCTCAATCAGTTATTGGATTGAGAGAATACATTGATACATTTGATGGATATTCTTTTAAGTACCCAAAAAACTGGATTCAAGTGAAAGGTGCAGGTGCTGATATATTCTTCAGAGACCCTTTTATTCTTGATGAGAATATTTCTGTTGAGATGTCTTCTCCTTCATCATCTAATTATAAGAGTGTGCAAGATTTGGGACCTCCCCAAGAAGCTGGGAAGAAAGTGTTGAAACAGTATTTGACAGAGTTCATGTCCACAAGACTTGGAGTTAGGCGTGAATCTAATGTTGTTTCTACTTCTTCTAGAGTTGCTGATGATGGTAAACTCTATTACCAAGTTGAGGTTAGTCAACAATTTCTATTTGCTACTTGGATAAGTGTTAATTTTAGCCCACAAAATAACATCATTTTAGTCTCAATGTTAGTGCAATTATAACGCTAGGTGATGGAACTTGACGCCTCAATGTTTGTGAAATGGTACAAATTTAACCACAAGTTTCGTTATCTAGGGATATAATTGCATAGTTTCACAAATGTTGATGCTAaaatgatgctattttgtacgttcCACTAGGTGACGGAACTTGACGCCTCAATGTTTGTGAAATGGTACTAATTTAACCACAAGTTTCGTTATCTAGGGCTATAATTACATAATTTCACAAACTTTGATGCTAAAATGGTGCTGTGTACGCTGTGCTAAATTGGCACTTTCCTAAAAACCTTGAGGCTATTTTGATACTTTATTATCCCTCTGCTATTTTGTTGGGTAAAATCCGTCAACAACCATTGAAGTTTGAGGTCTTTTTGGTAAATGGATTAGGTTCAAATTTAGTACTATATGGTTATGGAGGAGAACAAATTTGACGTGTGCAATGTTCGCACTAATTTTTTATAGATCGAGGAATTTTAGACTCTATTGACGGAAGATATagtaaaaatcaaattttgacTCCACGTATAGAACCGTGTAATATTAGCACTTTGGTTATGCGTGGATGCTAGTGGAGCTTAATTAGGTGGTGTAGGATGAGTTTCTGTTAGATCTGTCGTTAATGGAGTCTAAAATTACTATATCTATAAAATGCTAATACTAATATTACACGGTTTTATACGTGGAGTCCCAAATAACCATAGGGCTAGTTTTGTACTTTATCGCGTTTCATAAAAGTTaatgaatttcattttgtttttaataaacTCAATGAACTTCACatttgattttaataatatCATTCCAATCAATTTGTGTACAAAACACACCAGAATATTGATGTGGCACGAACTTTTGTTGAAATATGCCAATTAAGTGTTAATATCGGACATGTTTGACTTTTATGGTCGACATGTTTGACTTTTATGGTCGACATCGTAGAAACGTGGTAGCCACGTGAGTCACGACGCATTCTATGTCACAATTTTAAAAACGATGGATTGGTTTCCTCTGAACT is drawn from Euphorbia lathyris chromosome 9, ddEupLath1.1, whole genome shotgun sequence and contains these coding sequences:
- the LOC136205751 gene encoding psbP domain-containing protein 1, chloroplastic isoform X1, with translation MKMATIQDSIPTLLHLSSSPSPPSSQPRWLGCSIPISTDSTRCSSVSCKNQPTKAFAVPRRMAMGMGLILSTSIISEIGNQNTSLAQSVIGLREYIDTFDGYSFKYPKNWIQVKGAGADIFFRDPFILDENISVEMSSPSSSNYKSVQDLGPPQEAGKKVLKQYLTEFMSTRLGVRRESNVVSTSSRVADDGKLYYQVEVNIKSYANNNEMAVMPKDRVVRLEWNRRYLSVLGVENNRLYELRLQTPENVFVEEENDLRDVMDSFRVNKVTA
- the LOC136205751 gene encoding psbP domain-containing protein 1, chloroplastic isoform X2, with the translated sequence MAMGMGLILSTSIISEIGNQNTSLAQSVIGLREYIDTFDGYSFKYPKNWIQVKGAGADIFFRDPFILDENISVEMSSPSSSNYKSVQDLGPPQEAGKKVLKQYLTEFMSTRLGVRRESNVVSTSSRVADDGKLYYQVEVNIKSYANNNEMAVMPKDRVVRLEWNRRYLSVLGVENNRLYELRLQTPENVFVEEENDLRDVMDSFRVNKVTA